Proteins encoded together in one Labrus mixtus chromosome 18, fLabMix1.1, whole genome shotgun sequence window:
- the fam98b gene encoding protein FAM98B gives MECDILDSLEQLGYAGPLLEEKALLTAAEGGLSSAEFVDLCRWLASKLKPLCGLEESITSDPDDLDSLQLEMSGLLKELHCPHEDVVSGILKGSVPVAKDHLKCVLFLSSELQAARIVSGRGVSDKHRGESPVCRELRSICENLNLPEPGGQDAAEVLAQVQEKVDKLVRDLPDGTVGNPVLRKTLSSEHWEKLQSINSVLCSEYECRRRMLIKRLDVTVQSFGWSDRAKVKVDSMARAYQPKRHSLRPQPGVDMAELLAAREDICNVVKTSSGSSRENTTCAVNKILMGRVPDRGGRPSEISAPAPEMPPWQKRQEGGGGWGGRGGGRGRGGGGGWRGGGGGGGGGGWNQGGHSGQGSYGGHGGHGGKRGRYQY, from the exons ATGGAGTGCGACATTTTGGACTCGTTAGAGCAGCTCGG CTATGCCGGCCCTCTGCTGGAGGAGAAAGCTCTGCTCACGGCTGCGGAGGGAGGTCTGTCCTCTGCTGAGTTTGTGGACCTGTGCAGGTGGCTGGCCTCCAAGTTAAAGCCTCTGTGTGGTCTGGAGGAGAGCATTACTTCCGACCCAG ACGACTTGGACAGCCTCCAGTTGGAGATGAGTGGTTTGCTGAAGGAGCTACACTGTCCTCATGAAGATGTCGTCTCAGGGATTCTCAAAGGCAGTGTGCCAGTTGCAAAAGATCACCTcaagtgtgtct tgtttCTGAGCTCTGAGCTCCAGGCGGCTCGGATCGTGAGCGGCAGAGGAGTCTCTGATaaacatcgaggagagagtccgGTGTGTCGGGAGCTCCGGTCGATCTGTGAGAACCTGAACCTACCGGAGCCCGGAGGACAAGACGCGGCAGAAGTTTTAGCTCAAGTCCAGGAGAAG gttGACAAACTAGTCAGAGATCTTCCTGATGGCACCGTTGGAAATCCGGTACTGAGGAAAACTCTGTCCAGTGAACATTGG gagAAGTTGCAGAGTATAAACTCTGTTCTGTGTTCAGAGTACGAGTGTCGGCGCAGGATGTTGATTAAACGTCTGGATGTCACGGTTCAGTCTTTTGGGTGGTCAGACAGAGCGAAG GTAAAGGTGGACAGCATGGCGAGGGCCTACCAGCCGAAGAGACACTCTCTGAGGCCGCAGCCCGGCGTGGACATGGCCGAGCTGCTGGCTGCCAGAGAGGACATCTGCAACGTGGTGAAGACCAGCAGCGGCTCCAGCAGGGAGAACACGACTTGTGCCGTCAACAAG ATCCTGATGGGGAGAGTCCCGGACCGAGGAGGGCGCCCGTCAGAGATCTCAGCCCCAGCTCCAGAGATGCCTCCATGGCAAAAAAGACAAGAGGGAGGAGGTGGCTGGGGAGGCCGAGGtggtggaagaggaagaggaggaggaggtggttggagaggaggaggaggaggaggaggaggaggtggatggAACCAAGGAGGACACAGTGGACAAGGAAGCTATGGAGGACATGGTGGAcatggaggaaagagaggacGGTACCAGTATTAA
- the spred1 gene encoding sprouty-related, EVH1 domain-containing protein 1 — protein MSEDSTNPNNDDSYARVRAVVMTRDDSSGGWLPLGGGGLSCVTVYKVSRGEDSGSTHSGGSGGSSTNLSPCSSSPSPSPSPSPSPTSVEFHIKGERLKDKLVVLECVLQKNLIYNKVNPIFHHWRINDKKFGLTFQSPADARAFDRGIRRAIEDINQSCRSFGEGDTPEDGLPVCDEPPSICTPVKEPFSPLNNVVSTEPFRGCYVRAQPFDEFPSSNRRYLPPQVSFKSSRHVSFHMDEEEIVRINPRKDVLIRGYEDYRHPVMWKQEADREDLDFPSTFHKLDSKKCEYLFPDGPGGDSHSGPGMGIGTGMGLGLGKDTAIKTQPSPVLKSKKGRRRREDGERSRCIYCREMFNHEDNWRGQCQDAPDPIKQCIYKVSCMLCAESMLYHCMSDSEGDFSDPCSCDTSDEQFCLRWLALVALSFIAPCMCCYLPLRACHHCGEACRCCGGKHKAAG, from the exons TGACAGTTATGCGCGCGTGAGAGCAGTGGTCATGACTCGGGATGACTCCAGCGGTGGGTGGCTTCCCCTGGGGGGCGGAGGCCTTAGCTGTGTCACCGTCTATAAGGTCAGCCGGGGAGAGGACAGCGGCAGCACCCACAGCGGAGGCAGCGGAGGAAGCAGCACTAACCTCAGCCCCTGTAGCTCGAGTCCTAGTCCGAGCCCTAGTCCCAGTCCAAGTCCCACCTCTGTGGAGTTCCACATCAAGGGCGAGAGGCTCAAAGACAAACTG GTGGTGCTGGAGTGTGTCCTGCAGAAAAACCTCATATACAACAAGGTCAACCCCATCTTCCACCACTGGCGGATCAACGACAAGAAGTTTGGACTGACGTTTCAGAGCCCGGCTGACGCCCGAGCATTTGACCGGGGAATTCGTCGAGCCATCGAGGACATCAACCAGA GTTGTCGGTCATTTGGAGAAGGCGATACACCCGAGGACGGACTACCG GTGTGTGATGAGCCCCCCTCAATCTGTACGCCAGTGAAAGAGCCCTTCTCTCCCCTGAACAACGTCGTCTCCACCGAGCCATTCAGGGGCTGCTATGTCCGCGCGCAACCCTTCGACGAGTTCCCCTCGAGCAACCGCCGCTACCTGCCTCCTCAG GTCTCCTTTAAATCGTCTCGTCATGTCAGCTTTCACATGGACGAAGAGGAGATCGTTCGCATCAACCCGCGCAAAGACGTGCTCATCCGGGGCTATGAGGACTACCGCCACCCTGTCATGTGGAAACAGGAGGCTGACCGCGAGGACCTGGACTTTCCCTCCACCTTCCACAAACTGGACAGTAAGAAGTGTGAGTACCTCTTCCCCGACGGACCCGGTGGGGACTCCCACTCTGGCCCTGGAATGGGCATTGGAACAGGAATGGGGCTCGGTCTGGGCAAGGACACAGCCATCAAGACTCAGCCGTCGCCTGTGCTCAAGTCAAAGAAAGGCAGACGGAGGCGAGAGGACGGTGAGCGTTCGCGCTGCATCTACTGTCGGGAGATGTTTAACCACGAAGACAACTGGCGGGGGCAGTGCCAAGACGCCCCTGACCCCATCAAGCAGTGCATCTACAAAGTCAGCTGCATGCTGTGCGCCGAGAGCATGCTGTACCACTGCATGTCCGACTCGGAGGGTGACTTTTCGGACCCGTGCTCATGTGACACATCTGACGAGCAGTTCTGCCTGCGCTGGCTGGCCTTGGTGGCGCTCTCCTTCATCGCCCCCTGCATGTGCTGCTACCTGCCTCTGCGCGCCTGCCACCATTGTGGCGAGGCCTGCCGCTGCTGCGGGGGCAAGCACAAGGCAGCGGGGTGA